In Deinococcus humi, the DNA window ACGATCAGGTTGGCGGAGGTCCAGGAGGCGTCGATCAGGTGGCCGCGTCCACGCAGGGTGCAGTTTTCGAGGATGACGGGCTCGGCGGTCTTGATTTTGACGGCGGCGACGGTGGGATCGTTGCTCAGGTATTCGCCGGTGTAGGTGCCGCCTTTGGTGATGACCAGCGGTCCACTGACGATCGCAGGCGTGGGGGCTGGTACAGGGGTAGGGGTGGGTGCAGGAATCACAGGCGTGGGAACCGGAGCGGGGACAGGCGCAGGCACAGGGGTGGGCACCACTGGGACGGGTGCAGGAACTACAGGAGTAGGAACTGGAGTGGGGGTAGGGACAGGTTCGGGGACGGGTGCAGGGACCACGGGGGTAGGGACTGGAGTGGGAGTAGGAACAGGTTCGGGGACGGGTGCAGGGACCACGGGGGTAGGGACTGGAGTGGGGGTGGGGACAGGTTCGGGGACGGGTGCAGGAACCACAGGGGTAGGAACCGGAGCGGGGGTGGGGACAGGTTCGGGGACGGGCGCAGGAACCACAGGGGTAGGAACCGGAGCGGGGGTGGGGACAGGTTCGGGGACGGGTGCAGGAACCACAGGGGTAGGAACCGGAGCGGGGGTGGGGGCAGGAGTGGCGGGATTGGCAGCCACATTGCAGTCCACCAAAGTGGTCCCTCCCCAATCGGCGTGGTCCTGATTGTTCTT includes these proteins:
- a CDS encoding NPCBM/NEW2 domain-containing protein — translated: MSFTPSTAPQPSITKAPRPLRWLVWCAPLILAACSGPSTPEEQVIAKTTPPVIEKTVEQDDPYDGTEHLWTDDGTDTRLTQESLTAGNNMLSNSPWTSATNGWGPIERNTSVGETSAKDGRPMSINGQKYTSGFGVHANSTMTFAIGGKCSRFISDVGIDDEVANKGSVVFQVYADGTKLFDSGKMTGADATKTIDISVAGRKELKLVVTDAGDKNNQDHADWGGTTLVDCNVAANPATPAPTPAPVPTPVVPAPVPEPVPTPAPVPTPVVPAPVPEPVPTPAPVPTPVVPAPVPEPVPTPTPVPTPVVPAPVPEPVPTPTPVPTPVVPAPVPEPVPTPTPVPTPVVPAPVPVVPTPVPAPVPAPVPTPVIPAPTPTPVPAPTPAIVSGPLVITKGGTYTGEYLSNDPTVAAVKIKTAEPVILENCTLRGRGHLIDASWTSANLIV